A window of Prolixibacter sp. SD074 contains these coding sequences:
- the lpxD gene encoding UDP-3-O-(3-hydroxymyristoyl)glucosamine N-acyltransferase, protein MEFSANDIAGLLGGEVEGDGSVKVNNVSKIDQGIPGTLAFLSNPAYTKYIYTTKASVVLVNRDFKPENELPCTLIRVDDAYASIAKLLNYYEQSKPKKVGIEQPSYISESASIGEQAYVGAFAYVGENAIVGKNVKIYPNVYIGDGATIGDDTILYAGVKIYAGCNVGKNCILHAGVVIGSDGFGFAPAADGSYDKIAQVGNVEVKDGVEIGANTTIDCATMGSTVINEGVKIDNLVQIAHNVEVGKNTVIVAQVGVAGSAKIGENCMLGGQVGIVGHIRIGNNVKIGAQSGIGNNVKDNSTLWGTPAFGYRDFMKSYAVFKNLPQLRSDVVELRRKMKDQEGTGE, encoded by the coding sequence ATGGAGTTTTCAGCCAACGACATTGCCGGTTTGTTGGGCGGAGAGGTAGAAGGAGATGGTAGTGTAAAAGTAAATAATGTTTCAAAAATTGACCAGGGAATTCCCGGGACACTTGCTTTTCTCTCTAATCCGGCTTACACAAAATATATATATACAACCAAAGCATCGGTAGTGCTGGTTAATCGCGATTTTAAACCGGAAAATGAACTTCCCTGTACTCTTATCCGTGTGGATGATGCGTACGCTTCCATTGCCAAATTGTTGAATTATTATGAGCAGTCGAAGCCTAAAAAAGTTGGCATCGAACAACCTTCCTATATAAGTGAATCGGCATCTATCGGCGAACAGGCGTATGTCGGTGCTTTTGCCTATGTGGGCGAAAACGCCATTGTTGGTAAAAATGTAAAAATTTACCCTAATGTGTATATTGGCGATGGAGCTACCATTGGCGATGATACCATTCTTTATGCAGGAGTGAAAATTTATGCCGGCTGTAACGTTGGTAAAAACTGTATCCTGCACGCAGGCGTAGTTATCGGTTCTGATGGATTTGGATTTGCGCCTGCGGCTGACGGCAGTTACGATAAAATTGCCCAGGTAGGGAATGTGGAGGTCAAGGATGGTGTGGAGATTGGAGCGAATACCACCATCGATTGTGCCACGATGGGTTCAACGGTCATCAACGAAGGTGTAAAAATAGACAACCTGGTGCAGATTGCCCATAACGTGGAGGTTGGTAAGAATACTGTAATCGTGGCCCAGGTAGGCGTTGCGGGCTCGGCCAAGATTGGAGAAAATTGCATGCTTGGAGGACAGGTAGGTATTGTCGGACATATTAGAATTGGTAATAATGTTAAAATTGGTGCCCAATCAGGAATTGGTAACAATGTTAAGGATAACTCAACGCTTTGGGGAACACCAGCCTTCGGGTATCGCGATTTTATGAAATCATATGCCGTATTTAAAAACCTTCCCCAATTGCGTTCTGATGTGGTTGAATTGCGACGGAAAATGAAAGATCAAGAAGGAACTGGTGAATGA
- the sufD gene encoding Fe-S cluster assembly protein SufD — MTEAKRNTEINQRLANLFESNAHLLEDGAAGFMNAARKPAIEAFRKQGIPDFKTENYKYTNLAKIFAGENHRRVFTYQDNNVNLRELFQCDVPELDTNLVMLTNGWYYSGNEQLVDLPKGVIVTSLRKAAVDYPELVEKYYGKMADPEKDPLTALNTAFAQDGVFIYVPRSVVVEKPIQIIELMRGEEDTYATQRNLVIAEENSQVKVIFCDHTLDPQDYMVNNLTEAHVGENAVVDFYNLQNQHNKAVNLTGLYIRQERNSNVLTNTLSLHGGIVRNNLNVLIDGEHAEANLYGLALTDKSQHVDNFTFVEHAHPDCQSNQLFKNVLDDKSTGGFTGRIHVGRGAHGTLAYQRNNNVLLTGTAKMSTKPQLVIDNDDVKCSHGATVGRIDEEALFYLKSRGIAEREARLMLMYAFAHEVLQEVRVDKLGERIDELVNKRLRGEVSKCHSCVMDCES; from the coding sequence ATGACGGAGGCGAAAAGAAATACAGAAATCAATCAGCGGCTCGCCAACCTTTTTGAATCGAATGCCCACCTCCTGGAAGATGGAGCAGCCGGTTTTATGAATGCTGCACGCAAGCCGGCAATCGAAGCATTCCGGAAACAGGGAATTCCCGATTTTAAGACGGAGAACTACAAGTATACCAATCTCGCGAAGATTTTTGCCGGCGAGAATCACAGGCGTGTTTTTACTTATCAGGACAACAACGTCAACCTGCGCGAGCTTTTTCAATGTGACGTTCCTGAGCTGGACACCAACCTGGTGATGTTGACGAATGGCTGGTACTATTCCGGAAATGAACAGCTGGTCGATCTACCGAAAGGTGTTATTGTTACCAGCCTTCGCAAGGCAGCTGTTGATTATCCCGAATTGGTTGAGAAATATTACGGCAAGATGGCGGATCCGGAAAAGGACCCGTTAACCGCATTAAATACGGCTTTTGCCCAGGATGGAGTTTTTATTTATGTGCCGCGAAGTGTTGTAGTGGAGAAGCCTATCCAAATCATTGAACTGATGAGAGGGGAAGAAGACACCTATGCGACACAGCGTAATCTGGTCATTGCCGAAGAGAACAGTCAGGTGAAAGTGATTTTCTGCGATCATACCCTTGACCCTCAGGATTACATGGTGAATAACCTGACGGAAGCGCACGTTGGTGAAAATGCGGTCGTCGATTTTTACAATCTGCAAAACCAGCATAACAAAGCGGTGAACCTGACCGGTTTGTATATCCGTCAGGAGCGTAATTCCAATGTGTTGACGAATACCTTGTCGCTGCATGGCGGAATTGTTCGTAACAACCTGAACGTTCTTATCGACGGTGAACATGCCGAGGCTAATCTTTACGGTTTGGCATTGACGGACAAAAGCCAGCATGTTGATAATTTCACTTTCGTGGAACACGCGCACCCTGATTGCCAGAGCAACCAGCTTTTCAAAAATGTATTGGATGATAAATCCACTGGCGGATTTACAGGCCGGATTCACGTAGGACGTGGAGCCCACGGAACACTGGCTTACCAGCGAAACAATAACGTGTTGTTGACCGGCACAGCGAAAATGAGCACCAAGCCACAGTTGGTTATCGATAACGACGATGTGAAATGTTCGCACGGAGCAACCGTTGGCCGGATTGATGAAGAAGCGTTATTCTATCTGAAATCACGTGGTATCGCTGAGCGGGAAGCCCGCCTGATGCTAATGTATGCTTTTGCACATGAAGTGCTTCAGGAAGTTCGGGTTGATAAACTGGGCGAACGGATTGACGAATTGGTAAACAAGCGTTTGCGCGGTGAAGTGTCGAAATGTCACTCCTGCGTCATGGATTGTGAGAGCTGA
- a CDS encoding bifunctional UDP-3-O-[3-hydroxymyristoyl] N-acetylglucosamine deacetylase/3-hydroxyacyl-ACP dehydratase, protein MSVKQKTIKKPVSVTGKGLHTGVEVTMTFKPAPEDHGFRFQRIDVEGQPVIHADVSKVKGTSRGTVLQEGEVRIRTIEHTMAALLGMDIDNVLIEVNGPEVPILDGSSALIVTALKEAGLVEQEARRDYFEIKQKIVYRNEEQGIELIALPDDEFAVDVMISYDSVVLGNQFATLGSLNDFEKHVAPCRTFVFVRELEMLLKNNLVKGGDLDNAIVIMDQQMQQNELDRIADLFHHEHVQVDKIGVLNNVDLHFENECARHKLLDVIGDLALIGKRIKGRIIARRPGHMANTEFARILQKECKRQTALNSAPEYDHNATPLYDINKIKTMLPHRSPFLLVDKIMDKGDDFIIGVKNVTMDEPFFSGHFPDEPVMPGVLMVEAMAQCGGVFVISSLPSDGDYSTYFMKLDNIKFRKKVVPGDTLIFKLKLVSPIRRGIANMIGYAFVGDTIVCEGEFMAQIVKN, encoded by the coding sequence ATGAGTGTGAAACAAAAGACCATTAAGAAGCCTGTTTCGGTTACAGGAAAAGGGCTCCATACAGGAGTGGAAGTTACGATGACTTTTAAACCTGCACCCGAAGATCATGGCTTCAGATTTCAACGGATAGATGTAGAGGGACAACCGGTTATTCATGCCGATGTATCGAAAGTAAAAGGTACTTCACGTGGAACCGTTCTTCAGGAAGGCGAAGTACGGATTCGTACCATTGAGCATACCATGGCTGCCTTACTGGGAATGGATATTGACAATGTATTGATAGAGGTAAATGGTCCGGAGGTTCCCATTTTGGATGGCAGTTCGGCTCTCATTGTGACTGCATTGAAAGAAGCCGGCCTGGTTGAACAGGAAGCCCGTCGTGATTATTTCGAAATCAAGCAAAAAATTGTTTATCGTAACGAAGAACAAGGAATCGAGTTAATTGCGCTTCCGGATGATGAGTTTGCTGTGGATGTGATGATTTCCTATGATTCAGTTGTTCTTGGAAATCAGTTTGCCACCCTCGGTTCGTTAAATGATTTTGAAAAGCATGTGGCTCCGTGTCGCACATTTGTTTTTGTGCGTGAGTTGGAAATGTTGTTGAAAAATAACCTGGTGAAAGGGGGCGACCTCGACAATGCGATTGTCATTATGGATCAGCAGATGCAGCAGAATGAGTTGGATCGTATTGCTGATTTGTTTCATCATGAGCATGTTCAGGTGGACAAGATTGGCGTATTAAATAATGTCGATCTTCATTTTGAGAATGAGTGTGCACGCCATAAGTTGCTCGACGTGATTGGTGATTTGGCACTGATAGGGAAACGGATTAAAGGCCGCATCATTGCACGTCGCCCCGGGCATATGGCCAATACGGAGTTTGCCCGTATTCTTCAGAAAGAATGTAAGCGTCAGACAGCACTGAATTCGGCCCCGGAATATGATCACAACGCGACCCCTCTATACGATATTAACAAGATCAAAACGATGTTGCCACACCGATCTCCATTTCTTTTGGTTGACAAAATTATGGATAAGGGAGACGATTTCATTATCGGAGTAAAGAACGTAACCATGGACGAACCGTTTTTTAGCGGGCATTTCCCAGATGAACCGGTTATGCCCGGCGTTCTGATGGTTGAAGCCATGGCACAGTGTGGTGGCGTTTTTGTTATCAGCTCGCTGCCTTCCGATGGAGATTATTCCACTTATTTTATGAAACTTGACAACATTAAGTTCAGAAAGAAAGTAGTGCCAGGTGATACGTTGATATTTAAGCTAAAGCTGGTTAGTCCTATTCGTCGTGGAATTGCCAATATGATTGGTTACGCTTTTGTGGGCGACACCATTGTTTGTGAAGGCGAATTTATGGCACAAATTGTTAAAAACTAA
- a CDS encoding aminotransferase class V-fold PLP-dependent enzyme — MSLDFRKIRKDFPILDQQVHGKPLVYLDNAATTQKPRVVLDKVEEFYLKTNANIHRGAHFMANETTEAFEEARETVRQYVNAGDRGEIIFTHGTTESINLVAFSFGEAFVWEGDEIVVSELEHHANIVPWQLLCERKKATLKVLPFDENGVLKIDELDGLLNERTRLVAMSHVSNTLGTINPIDKIVEIAHKRNIPVLLDGAQGIAHYPPDLQKLDCDFYVFSGHKIYGPTGIGVLYGKRKWLDQMPPFMGGGEMISEVKFSGTTFNELPYKFEPGTPNYIGAIALGTAVGYMQSLGVDNLAAREQELLNLATEKLKSIKGVRIFGEAENKVGVISFEIEGIHPFDLGTLLDQLGIAVRTGRMCTDPIMDHFGVPGMTRASFAFYNSEKEVEALYNALIRIKGMF; from the coding sequence ATGAGTCTCGATTTCCGGAAAATAAGAAAGGATTTTCCCATCCTGGATCAACAGGTTCACGGAAAACCGCTGGTATATCTCGATAATGCTGCTACTACACAAAAGCCGCGGGTAGTCCTGGATAAGGTGGAAGAGTTTTACCTGAAAACCAATGCGAATATTCATCGCGGCGCGCACTTCATGGCGAACGAAACAACGGAAGCTTTTGAAGAAGCGCGTGAAACGGTGCGGCAGTATGTCAATGCCGGCGATCGGGGCGAAATTATTTTCACGCATGGTACCACGGAATCAATCAACCTGGTAGCTTTTTCTTTCGGAGAAGCATTTGTTTGGGAGGGTGACGAGATTGTGGTTTCCGAGCTGGAGCACCATGCGAACATTGTCCCCTGGCAATTGCTTTGCGAGCGGAAAAAAGCGACACTAAAGGTATTGCCATTCGATGAAAATGGCGTTCTGAAGATTGATGAGCTGGATGGATTGCTGAATGAACGCACCCGACTGGTGGCAATGAGCCATGTGTCGAACACGCTGGGAACCATCAATCCAATCGATAAGATTGTGGAAATCGCGCACAAACGTAATATTCCGGTTTTGCTCGATGGCGCGCAAGGAATTGCCCACTACCCGCCGGATCTACAAAAGCTTGATTGTGACTTTTATGTCTTTTCCGGGCATAAAATTTACGGCCCTACCGGGATTGGTGTTCTTTACGGCAAACGGAAGTGGCTGGATCAGATGCCTCCATTTATGGGCGGCGGTGAAATGATTTCGGAAGTGAAATTCTCCGGAACTACATTTAATGAGTTGCCCTATAAGTTCGAACCCGGAACGCCTAATTACATCGGGGCTATTGCACTCGGTACTGCTGTAGGGTACATGCAATCGCTCGGGGTTGACAATCTGGCGGCCCGCGAACAGGAATTACTGAACCTGGCAACAGAAAAACTGAAGTCAATAAAAGGGGTGCGGATTTTCGGAGAGGCTGAAAATAAGGTAGGTGTGATTTCATTTGAGATTGAAGGAATTCATCCGTTCGATTTGGGTACGCTCCTTGATCAGCTGGGCATAGCAGTCCGCACCGGGCGCATGTGTACCGATCCAATTATGGATCATTTTGGTGTACCCGGGATGACACGGGCTTCGTTTGCATTTTATAATTCGGAAAAAGAGGTTGAGGCTTTGTATAATGCCCTGATCCGTATCAAGGGAATGTTTTGA
- the thiL gene encoding thiamine-phosphate kinase codes for MTEKKGTIHQLSELGEFGLINRLTSHLTIHNKSTLKGVGDDCAVLDFNNKKTVVTTDMLTEGVHFNLMYVPLKHLGYKAVVVNLSDVYAMNAIPKQITVSIALSSKFSIEAIDELYGGIRLACDNYGVDLVGGDTTSSMTGLVLSITALGEVEEEDVVFRSGAKPADLLCVSGDLGGAYMGLQLLERENEVFKVNPKMQPQLEGHDYILERQLKPEARRDMLKVFNDQKIHPTAMIDISDGLSSEIMHICEESGTGCKLFEDRIPMDDQTKQMAEELNINPLVAALNGGEDYELLFTIPVGEYDKIRNHPDITVIGHITEKSEGTHLVTAGSGQEIPLIAQGWNPLKDQE; via the coding sequence ATGACAGAAAAAAAAGGAACAATTCACCAACTTTCCGAACTCGGAGAGTTTGGCCTGATTAACAGGCTTACATCTCATCTTACCATACACAACAAAAGTACCCTTAAAGGGGTTGGCGACGATTGTGCAGTTTTAGATTTTAATAACAAAAAAACGGTGGTGACCACCGACATGCTGACGGAAGGAGTTCACTTCAACCTGATGTACGTGCCCTTAAAACATCTGGGCTACAAAGCGGTCGTGGTAAACCTGAGTGATGTTTACGCCATGAATGCCATTCCGAAGCAAATTACCGTGAGCATAGCATTGTCTTCAAAGTTTTCAATCGAGGCAATTGATGAATTGTATGGTGGTATCCGGTTGGCCTGCGACAATTACGGAGTGGATTTGGTTGGTGGCGATACGACCTCGTCGATGACAGGATTGGTACTTTCCATTACGGCACTTGGTGAAGTTGAAGAGGAAGACGTGGTTTTCCGCAGCGGTGCCAAACCGGCCGACCTCCTCTGCGTCAGTGGTGATTTAGGCGGTGCCTACATGGGGCTACAACTACTGGAAAGGGAGAATGAAGTCTTCAAGGTAAACCCAAAAATGCAGCCACAACTGGAAGGACACGACTATATTCTGGAAAGACAATTGAAACCGGAAGCCCGTCGCGACATGCTGAAAGTTTTTAATGATCAAAAAATTCACCCCACGGCGATGATTGATATTTCGGACGGATTATCATCCGAAATCATGCACATTTGCGAAGAATCGGGAACTGGCTGCAAATTGTTCGAAGATCGCATCCCGATGGATGACCAGACCAAGCAAATGGCCGAAGAGTTAAATATTAACCCGTTGGTAGCGGCCTTGAACGGTGGTGAAGATTACGAATTGCTGTTTACCATTCCTGTTGGCGAATACGATAAAATCCGAAATCATCCGGACATTACCGTTATTGGCCATATCACGGAAAAATCGGAAGGGACCCACCTGGTTACAGCAGGCAGTGGCCAGGAAATCCCACTCATAGCGCAAGGTTGGAACCCGCTTAAGGATCAGGAATAA
- the lpxA gene encoding acyl-ACP--UDP-N-acetylglucosamine O-acyltransferase, translating into MKQPLAYVHPEAQIAENVVIEPFTTVDKDVVIGEGSHIGPNVTIFPGTRIGKNCKISPGAVIGGEPQDLKFQGEYTTVEIGDNTTIREYVTISKGTAAKGKTVVGSNSLIMAYVHIAHDCVVGDNVILVNYTGLAGEVFVDDFAILGGYTAVHQFCHIGPHVMLSGGSLVRKDVPPYIKAGREPLSYVGVNSIGLRRRGYTNEKIREIQEIYRLIYQKGYNNTQALEVIEAELPASRERDDILLFVKDSKRGIIKGYFPD; encoded by the coding sequence ATGAAACAACCTTTAGCGTACGTTCATCCCGAAGCTCAGATTGCTGAAAATGTAGTTATCGAGCCCTTTACAACTGTTGATAAGGACGTGGTGATTGGCGAAGGTTCCCATATTGGACCTAATGTTACCATTTTTCCGGGTACCCGGATCGGTAAAAATTGTAAAATATCTCCCGGAGCGGTTATCGGTGGTGAACCACAGGACCTGAAGTTTCAGGGAGAATACACTACCGTGGAAATTGGTGATAACACAACCATTCGTGAGTATGTAACTATTAGTAAAGGTACTGCGGCTAAGGGTAAAACGGTGGTGGGAAGTAACTCCTTAATTATGGCTTATGTCCATATTGCCCACGATTGTGTAGTGGGTGATAACGTTATCCTGGTAAATTATACCGGTCTGGCAGGGGAAGTTTTTGTTGACGATTTTGCTATTCTTGGCGGCTACACCGCCGTGCATCAGTTCTGTCATATTGGTCCGCACGTTATGCTTTCCGGTGGTTCGCTGGTGCGGAAGGATGTTCCTCCATACATCAAGGCTGGCCGTGAGCCGCTTTCCTATGTCGGTGTAAATTCTATCGGACTTCGTCGCCGTGGATACACGAACGAAAAAATCCGTGAGATACAGGAAATTTACCGACTGATTTATCAAAAAGGATACAATAATACACAGGCACTGGAAGTAATCGAAGCTGAGCTTCCTGCTTCCCGTGAACGCGATGATATCCTGCTGTTTGTGAAAGATTCGAAAAGAGGAATTATCAAAGGGTACTTCCCCGATTGA
- a CDS encoding HD domain-containing protein codes for MKPLKRTIVNDPVWGFIEWDSPLLLDLISHPYVQRLRRIKQLGLSSLVYPGANHTRFEHVIGATHLVRSALDVLKTKGHQITDEETTGVLAAILLHDVGHGPFSHALEESMVKGISHEVISKLFMHQLNREFDGRLDLAIQIFAGEYHKKFLHQLVSSQLDMDRLDYLKRDSFYSGVSEGIVSSDRIIKMLNIRNDELVVESKGIYSIEKFLIARRLMYWQVYMHKTVLSAEHMMISLLRRAHELASGGDTVFAPPALEVFLSGGVSRDQFESGDPQTVKSALQLFAELDDTDILSSIKEWARHPDVILSTLSRDIINRNLFKIILSSHPVTEKRKEELRSRVMETFLVTASEADYFVISGMAANNAYKPSVEQINVLFKNGKIKDIKDASDINLSGLSATVRKYFVCYPREIISK; via the coding sequence TTGAAGCCGCTTAAACGAACAATTGTCAACGATCCGGTGTGGGGGTTTATCGAGTGGGATTCGCCCTTGTTGTTGGATTTGATAAGCCATCCCTATGTGCAGCGTCTTCGTCGTATTAAACAGCTGGGGCTCTCCAGTCTGGTTTATCCCGGCGCTAATCATACCCGTTTCGAACACGTCATAGGGGCAACGCATTTGGTGCGTTCTGCGCTGGATGTTTTAAAAACCAAAGGTCACCAAATTACCGATGAAGAAACAACCGGCGTGCTGGCTGCCATTTTGCTGCATGATGTCGGACATGGTCCCTTCTCTCATGCACTGGAAGAGAGTATGGTGAAGGGGATTTCGCATGAAGTTATTTCGAAGCTTTTTATGCACCAACTGAACCGGGAATTCGATGGTCGGCTTGATTTGGCTATTCAGATATTTGCCGGTGAATACCATAAGAAGTTTTTACACCAGTTGGTCAGTAGTCAGCTCGACATGGATCGACTTGACTATCTTAAACGGGACAGCTTTTATTCGGGCGTTTCAGAAGGAATTGTGTCATCCGACCGGATTATTAAAATGCTTAATATCCGGAATGATGAACTGGTGGTTGAGTCGAAGGGAATTTATTCCATCGAGAAATTTTTAATTGCCCGTAGGTTGATGTATTGGCAGGTGTACATGCATAAAACGGTCCTCTCCGCCGAACATATGATGATTAGTTTGCTTAGAAGGGCACATGAGTTAGCTTCAGGAGGTGACACTGTTTTTGCCCCGCCGGCACTGGAGGTATTTCTTAGCGGGGGTGTTAGCCGGGATCAATTTGAGTCGGGAGATCCGCAAACGGTGAAATCGGCACTTCAATTGTTTGCTGAACTGGATGATACCGACATTTTGAGCTCTATTAAAGAATGGGCCCGCCATCCGGATGTAATTCTTTCAACGCTTTCGAGAGATATAATTAACCGGAATCTTTTTAAAATAATACTAAGCAGTCATCCGGTTACCGAAAAAAGGAAAGAGGAATTGCGTAGCCGGGTTATGGAAACTTTTTTGGTCACTGCATCTGAAGCTGATTACTTTGTTATTTCGGGAATGGCGGCGAATAATGCCTACAAGCCAAGCGTAGAGCAGATTAATGTTTTATTTAAAAACGGAAAAATTAAAGATATTAAAGATGCTTCTGATATCAACTTGTCGGGATTGTCGGCAACAGTACGCAAATATTTTGTCTGTTATCCACGTGAAATAATTTCGAAGTAA
- the sufC gene encoding Fe-S cluster assembly ATPase SufC has translation MLIVKDLHAKVEGKEILKGINLEVNPGEVHAIMGPNGSGKSTLANVLAGHDNYEVTKGGVSFFGKNLLDMDADVRSKEGLFLSFQYPVEIPGVSMVNFLKTALNEHRKYQGKDELKAGDFLKLMKEKKELVEIDSQLTNRSVNEGFSGGEKKKNEIFQMAMLEPKLAILDETDSGLDIDALRIVAHGVNALKKPDNATIVVTHYQRLLDYIVPDFVHVLYNGRIVKSAGKELAFELEEKGYEWIKKEVGV, from the coding sequence ATGTTAATAGTAAAAGACTTACACGCTAAAGTCGAAGGTAAAGAGATATTGAAGGGTATTAACCTGGAGGTAAATCCCGGAGAGGTTCATGCCATTATGGGACCTAATGGTTCAGGGAAAAGTACACTGGCGAATGTGTTGGCTGGTCACGATAATTATGAAGTAACCAAAGGCGGAGTTTCTTTCTTCGGAAAAAACCTGCTCGATATGGATGCAGATGTCCGCTCCAAAGAAGGTCTGTTCCTCAGCTTCCAGTATCCGGTAGAAATTCCGGGTGTTAGCATGGTGAATTTCCTGAAAACAGCTTTGAACGAGCATCGGAAGTACCAGGGGAAAGATGAGCTGAAAGCCGGCGATTTTCTCAAACTAATGAAAGAAAAGAAAGAGCTTGTCGAAATCGATTCACAGCTGACCAATCGTTCGGTAAACGAGGGCTTTTCGGGCGGTGAGAAAAAGAAGAATGAGATTTTCCAAATGGCCATGCTCGAACCGAAACTGGCCATCCTGGATGAAACGGATTCGGGATTGGATATCGATGCTCTTCGTATCGTTGCGCATGGTGTGAATGCACTGAAAAAGCCTGATAATGCAACCATTGTGGTAACGCACTACCAGCGTTTGCTCGATTATATTGTCCCCGATTTTGTTCATGTTTTGTATAACGGCCGTATTGTGAAGTCAGCCGGAAAAGAACTGGCTTTTGAACTGGAAGAGAAAGGTTACGAGTGGATCAAAAAAGAGGTGGGAGTGTAA
- the sufB gene encoding Fe-S cluster assembly protein SufB yields MEDQNKLLDKVTKSEYQFGFVTDIDSDTLVKGLSEDVVRWISAKKNEPQFMLDFRLKAYRKWLEMEMPDWAYLKIPEIDYQDIIYYSAPKKKKELESLDEVDPELLSTFEKLGIPLEEQKLLAGVAVDAVMDSVSVKTTFKETLAEKGIIFSSFSEAVQEHPDLVQKYLGMAVPSTDNYFAALNAAVFSDGSFVYIPKGVRCPMELSTYFRINAANTGQFERTLIVADDESYVSYLEGCTAPMRDENQLHAAVVEIIALDRSEVKYSTVQNWYPGDKNGKGGIYNFVTKRGLCKGESSKIFWNQVETGSAITWKYPSCILLGDNSVAEFNSVAVTNNYQQADTGTKMVHIGKNTKSTIVSKGISAGKSDNSYRGLVRVAPKAENARNFSQCDSLLLGDTCGAHTFPYIEVSNSSSVVEHEATTSKIGEDQIFYCNQRGITTQDAVGMIVNGYAREVINKLPMEFAVEAQKLLQISLEGSVG; encoded by the coding sequence ATGGAGGATCAAAATAAATTACTTGATAAAGTAACGAAGAGCGAATATCAATTCGGTTTTGTGACTGATATTGATTCAGATACACTGGTAAAAGGGTTGAGTGAAGATGTCGTCCGTTGGATTTCGGCCAAGAAGAATGAGCCGCAATTTATGCTTGATTTCCGCCTGAAGGCATACCGCAAATGGCTGGAAATGGAAATGCCGGACTGGGCCTACCTGAAAATTCCGGAAATCGATTACCAGGACATTATCTATTATTCGGCCCCCAAAAAGAAAAAAGAACTTGAAAGTCTTGATGAGGTGGATCCCGAATTGCTGAGTACTTTCGAGAAGCTTGGTATTCCGCTGGAAGAGCAGAAATTGCTTGCTGGCGTTGCCGTGGATGCAGTAATGGATAGCGTGTCGGTAAAGACGACCTTTAAGGAAACACTAGCCGAAAAGGGGATCATTTTCAGTTCATTCAGCGAAGCCGTTCAGGAACATCCAGATTTGGTACAGAAATACCTCGGAATGGCGGTTCCGTCAACCGATAACTACTTTGCAGCACTGAATGCGGCTGTTTTCTCTGACGGTTCATTTGTATACATCCCGAAAGGTGTTCGCTGTCCAATGGAGCTTTCCACTTATTTCCGTATCAACGCTGCCAATACCGGTCAGTTCGAACGCACACTCATCGTGGCTGATGACGAGAGTTATGTTTCGTACCTCGAAGGTTGTACTGCTCCGATGCGTGACGAGAATCAGTTGCACGCAGCGGTTGTGGAAATCATTGCACTCGACCGTTCCGAGGTAAAATATTCTACCGTGCAAAACTGGTATCCGGGTGATAAAAACGGCAAAGGAGGAATTTACAACTTCGTGACCAAACGTGGTTTGTGTAAAGGTGAATCGTCCAAAATTTTCTGGAACCAGGTGGAAACCGGTTCGGCCATTACCTGGAAATATCCGAGTTGTATTTTGTTAGGTGACAATTCGGTTGCTGAATTTAATTCGGTTGCTGTAACCAACAATTATCAGCAGGCTGATACCGGAACCAAAATGGTGCACATTGGTAAAAACACCAAGAGTACCATTGTTTCGAAAGGTATTTCGGCCGGAAAGAGTGATAATTCATACCGTGGTTTGGTCCGGGTAGCGCCAAAAGCGGAAAATGCCCGTAACTTCTCGCAGTGTGATTCCTTGTTGCTTGGCGATACCTGTGGAGCTCATACCTTCCCGTACATCGAAGTTTCAAATAGCTCATCTGTGGTTGAGCACGAAGCTACCACATCCAAAATTGGTGAAGACCAGATTTTCTATTGTAACCAGCGCGGAATTACGACACAGGATGCGGTTGGAATGATTGTAAATGGTTATGCCCGTGAAGTAATCAATAAATTGCCCATGGAATTTGCAGTAGAAGCTCAAAAACTGCTGCAAATTAGCCTCGAAGGTAGTGTGGGATAA